Proteins from a single region of Theobroma cacao cultivar B97-61/B2 chromosome 10, Criollo_cocoa_genome_V2, whole genome shotgun sequence:
- the LOC18586351 gene encoding elongation factor 1-alpha, whose product MGKEKVHINIVVIGHVDSGKSTTTGHLIYKLGGIDKRVIERFEKEAAEMNKRSFKYAWVLDKLKAERERGITIDIALWKFETTKYYCTVIDAPGHRDFIKNMITGTSQADCAVLIIDSTTGGFEAGISKDGQTREHALLAFTLGVKQMICCCNKMDATTPKYSKARYDEIVKEVSSYLKKVGYNPDKIPFVPISGFEGDNMIERSTNLDWYKGPTLLEALDQINEPKRPSDKPLRLPLQDVYKIGGIGTVPVGRVETGVLKPGMVVTFGPSGLTTEVKSVEMHHEALQEALPGDNVGFNVKNVAVKDLKRGFVASNSKDDPAKEAANFTSQVIIMNHPGQIGNGYAPVLDCHTCHIAVKFAELLTKIDRRSGKELEKEPKFLKNGDAGMVKMVPTKPMVVETFSAYPPLGRFAVRDMRQTVAVGVIKNVEKKDPSGAKVTKSAAKKGGK is encoded by the exons ATGGGTAAGGAAAAGGTTCACATTAACATTGTGGTCATTGGCCATGTCGACTCTGGAAAGTCAACCACCACCGGTCACCTGATCTACAAGCTTGGAGGTATTGACAAGCGTGTGATTGAAAGGTTCGAGAAGGAGGCTGCTGAGATGAACAAGAGGTCATTCAAGTATGCCTGGGTGCTTGACAAGTTGAAGGCTGAGCGTGAGCGTGGTATTACCATTGATATTGCCTTGTGGAAATTTGAGACCACCAAGTACTACTGCACTGTTATTGATGCCCCTGGACATCGTGACTTTATCAAGAACATGATTACTGGTACCTCTCAGGCTGACTGTGCTGTCCTTATCATTGACTCCACCACTGGAGGTTTCGAAGCTGGTATTTCCAAGGATGGACAGACCCGTGAGCATGCTCTTCTTGCCTTCACTCTTGGTGTGAAGCAAATGATTTGCTGCTGCAACAAG ATGGATGCCACAACCCCCAAATACTCAAAGGCAAGGTATGATGAAATCGTGAAGGAAGTGTCTTCATACTTGAAGAAGGTTGGATACAACCCTGACAAGATTCCCTTCGTCCCCATTTCTGGTTTTGAGGGTGACAACATGATTGAGAGGTCCACCAACCTTGACTGGTACAAGGGTCCAACACTTCTTGAGGCTCTTGACCAGATTAACGAGCCCAAGAGACCCTCTGACAAGCCCCTCCGTCTCCCACTTCAGGATGTGTACAAGATTGGAGGTATTGGAACTGTTCCAGTGGGTCGTGTTGAAACCGGTGTCCTCAAGCCTGGTATGGTTGTTACATTCGGGCCCTCCGGATTGACCACTGAAGTTAAGTCTGTTGAAATGCACCATGAGGCTCTTCAGGAGGCTCTTCCTGGTGACAATGTTGGGTTCAATGTGAAGAATGTTGCTGTCAAGGATCTCAAGCGTGGTTTTGTTGCCTCAAACTCAAAGGATGATCCTGCCAAGGAGGCAGCCAACTTCACCTCCCAAGTCATCATCATGAACCACCCTGGGCAGATTGGAAACGGTTATGCCCCAGTTCTTGATTGCCACACCTGCCACATTGCTGTCAAGTTTGCGGAGCTCTTGACCAAGATTGACAGGCGTTCCGGTAAGGAGCTTGAGAAGGAGCCCAAGTTCTTGAAGAATGGTGATGCTGGTATGGTTAAGATGGTTCCCACCAAGCCAATGGTTGTGGAAACCTTCTCCGCGTACCCCCCACTTGGGCGTTTTGCTGTGAGGGACATGAGACAGACTGTTGCTGTTGGTGTCATCAAGAATGTGGAGAAGAAGGACCCAAGTGGAGCCAAGGTGACCAAGTCTGCTGCCAAGAAGGGTGGCAAGTGA
- the LOC18586352 gene encoding nucleolar complex protein 2 homolog, which translates to MGKLGKKARKFAKKNLQSVLKRKRKLKSMFKKKGSKRDEQDEAENLQEEQISKSNGRDLESENIEDAALDAVFSDESDVVEDDSESDGYLSEDSGCAYLDGNGSESNQDDMNVDNIGASELSVQNREILLELAGKRKKLKRLEKKDPEFSKFLESYENGLEKLRDEENFSDEDNTSDDGTQNPSKGSAILSKDKLLTSSALNTLCQLVREQRSISALTSLLNGYRAACHCGTEPSGLLDVDSCCGLQDSKTFSKILIFMLQEADNIFRGMLGISCSSCKKETILELKNTLKWKTMKPLIKSYLRSTLFLLNQVTDSEILAFSLVQLRVSIIFFAAFRPLLHRLIKIAVHLWVTGEGCLASHSFLVIKDVASVFRSDCFNSCLIKTYKAFIGHCKFVDPVSSKHIQFLRNSFIELCSQDVPNSSSKAMVCVEQLAKILQMGLRAKKKEAVKRICSWQYTNCIDIWVSFISANIQDYDLKPLLYTIIQIINGVAVLFPGPRYLPLRLKCIQWLNNLSSSSGVFIPVASFALDILEYKTGKDNGKPGKDFNFSSSVKLPKHWLKSRNFQEKCVSSVIELLAMHFAQWSYHITFPELATIPLIRLRKFNETTTIESFRRVVKRFIDQVEQNIEFVQRKRDEVAFSPKDHQSVESFLQFEKSSANTRFTQYYKSIMEKAASRNLVMNQKISSMLQKKSKRKKQLLPNNTLHGGANNEVLEERKVDLSIDDGRDGKRVKKRKT; encoded by the exons ATGGGGAAATTAGGAAAAAAGGCGAGGAAATTTGCGAAGAAGAATCTTCAATCTGTGTTGAAAAGAAAGCGGAAGTTGAAATCTATGTTCAAAAAGAAAGGTTCTAAAA GAGATGAGCAGGATGAAGCTGAAAACCTCCAAGAAGAGCAAATAAGCAAGTCTAATGGAAG AGACTTGGAAAGTGAAAATATAGAGGATGCTGCGCTTGATGCGGTGTTTAGTGATGAGAGCGATGTGGTTGAAGATGATTCAGAGAGTGATGGATATTTATCTGAG GACTCGGGCTGTGCATATTTGGATGGAAATGGAAGTGAGAGCAATCAAGATG ATATGAATGTAGACAACATTGGTGCCAGTGAGTTATCGGTACAGAACAGGGAAATTCTTTTAGAACTTGcagggaaaaggaaaaaattgaagaggCTGGAGAAAAAG GACCCTGAATTTTCTAAGTTTCTGGAAAGCTATGAGAATGGCCTTGAAAAATTGAGGGATGAGGAGAAT TTTTCAGATGAGGACAATACTAGTGATGATGGCACACAAAATCCCAGTAAAGGCAGTGCAATTTTAAGTAAAGACAAGTTGTTGACTAGCTCTGCCCTTAATACTTTGTGCCAACTAGTCAGAGAGCAGCGTAGTATATCTGCACTTACTAGTTTATTAAATGGGTATCGAGCTGCATGCCATTGTGGAACCGAACCATCTGGTCTTCTTGATGTTGACTCATGCTGTGGACTTCAAGATAGCAAAACTTTTTCCAAGATTTTAATCTTCATGCTTCAGGAGGCTGATAATATTTTTCGAGGAATGCTAGGAATATCATGTTCTAGTTGCAAAAAGGAGACCATTTTGGAGTTGAAGAATACTTTGAAATGGAAAACTATGAAGCCGCTGATCAAGTCTTATTTGAGAAGTACACTATTTCTCCTGAATCAAGTTACTGACTCTGAGATACTTGCATTCTCCTTGGTTCAACTCAGAGTGTCTATAATATTTTTTGCTGCTTTTCGTCCATTGCTGCACAGACTGATCAAG ATTGCAGTTCATTTGTGGGTAACAGGTGAAGGGTGTCTTGCCTCACATTCTTTCCTAGTCATAAAAGATGTGGCTTCTGTGTTTCGCTCAGATTGCTTCAACTCATGCTTGATTAAAACGTACAAGGCCTTCATTGGTCACTGCAAATTTGTAGATCCAGTTTCATCCAAACATATACAATTTCTCCGCAATTCCTTTATTGAGCTATGCTCTCAAGATGTGCCAAACTCATCTAGCAAGGCAATGGTTTGCGTTGAGCAACTTGCTAAGATTCTGCAGATGGGTCTACGCGCAAAGAAGAAG GAAGCGGTCAAAAGGATATGCAGTTGGCAGTATACAAACTGCATTGATATCTGGGTTTCATTTATATCAGCAAACATACAAGATTATGATCTTAAGCCATTGTTATACACAATCATTCAGATTATAAATGGGGTAGCTGTCTTATTTCCTGGACCAAGATATTTGCCTCTAAGACTTAAATGCATTCAGTGGCTGAATAACCTTTCTAGTTCAAGTGGGGTTTTCATCCCTGTTGCATCGTTTGCTCTGGATATCTTGGAATATAAAACTGGCAAGGACAATGGGAAACCTGGAAAAGATTTCAACTTCTCTTCAAGTGTGAAG TTGCCAAAACATTGGTTAAAATCTCGGAACTTTCAGGAAAAGTGTGTGTCTTCTGTCATTGAATTACTCGCAATGCACTTTGCTCAGTGGAGCTATCATATAACTTTTCCTGAGCTGGCTACTATTCCCCTCATCCGCCTAAGGAAGTTTAATGAGACAACAACCATTGAAAGTTTCCGGCGTGTGGTGAAGCGTTTTATTGATCAG GTGGAGCAGAACATTGAATTTGTACAGCGGAAGAGAGATGAGGTGGCATTTTCACCGAAAGATCATCAATCTGTTGAATCATTTCTGCAG TTTGAAAAGTCCAGTGCTAATACTCGATTTACGCAATATTACAAGAGTATCATGGAGAAGGCTGCTTCGAGGAATCTGGTTATGAATCAGAAGATAAG TTCCATGctacaaaagaaatcaaaaagaaaaaaacaactGCTTCCAAACAACACTCTCCATGGGGGTGCTAATAATGAAGTTTTGGAGGAAAGAAAAGTAGATTTGTCGATTGACGATGGAAGAGATGGAAAAAGggtgaagaaaagaaaaacctaa
- the LOC18586350 gene encoding cyclin-L1-1 — protein sequence MIYTAIDNFYLTDEQLKNSPSRKDGIDEATETTLRIYGCDLIQESGILLKLPQAVMATGQVLFHRFYCKKSFARFDVKIVAASALWLATKLEESPRRARQVIIVFHRMECRRENLPLEHLDLYSKKFSDLKAELSRTERHILKEMGFVCHVEHPHKFISNYLATLETPTELRQEAWNLANDSLRTTLCVRFKSEVVACGVVYAAARRFQVPLPENPPWWKAFDAEKSGIDEVCRVLAHLYSLPKAQYCPVCKDRKPFTFSTKSADSQSQLISKEVPLSPPANNNANVSNTTVAAADLETGGSKEAKVKMALDKLKESKQSDDESKSMPTEGDAREEPRHKSKSEQRTQSGGEKSRERDRERERERDRERDRERAKARDRDRGRDSDRERERDETERDRDKVKDRGHRSKDRTKDSGGHSEKSRHHSSRDRDYRGSSYSSREKDRHRHHSYA from the exons ATGATCTATACGGCAATCGACAACTTCTACTTAACAGATGAGCAGCTAAAGAACTCACCTTCAAGGAAAGATGGCATAGATGAAGCAACTGAAACTACTCTAAGAATCTATGGCTGTGATCTCATCCAAGAAAGCGGAATTTTACTTAAACT ACCTCAAGCTGTCATGGCCACTGGCCAGGTTCTATTCCATCGTTTTTATTGCAAGAAGTCATTTGCCCGCTTTGATGTCAAG ATAGTTGCGGCTAGCGCTTTGTGGCTTGCAACAAAACTAGAGGAAAGCCCTAGGAGGGCAAGGCAAGTAATCATAGTTTTCCACAGAATGGAATGTAGGAGAGAGAACTTACCCCTAGAGCATTTGGACCTATATTCGAAG AAATTTTCCGACTTGAAAGCAGAATTGAGCAGAACAGAAAGACACATATTGAAAGAGATGGGTTTTGTTTGTCATGTTGAGCATCCTCATAAGTTCATATCAAACTACCTTGCTACCCTTGAAACCCCTACTGAGTTGAGGCAGGAAGCATGGAATCTAGCTAATGATAG CTTACGTACAACATTGTGTGTTCGATTCAAGAGTGAGGTTGTGGCTTGTGGCGTTGTATATGCTGCGGCTCGTAGGTTCCAAGTACCCCTTCCTGAGAACCCGCCTTGGTGGAAGGCATTTGATGCTGAGAAATCTGGGATTGATGAGGTTTGTAGGGTTCTGGCTCATTTGTACAGCCTTCCCAAGGCACAATACTGCCCTGTCTGTAAGGATCGAAAACCATTTACATTTTCCACCAAGTCTGCAGATTCACAATCTCAGCTAATTTCTAAG GAAGTTCCACTGAGCCCACCAGCTAATAATAATGCCAATGTTTCCAACACCACTGTAGCAGCAGCTGATCTGGAAACTGGTGGATCCAAAGAAGCTAAGGTTAAGATGGCTCTTGACAAGCTGAAAGAATCTAAGCAGAGTGATGATGAATCCAAGAGCATGCCTACTGAGGGTGATGCAAGAGAAGAGCCTAGGCATAAATCCAAGTCTGAGCAGAGGACACAATCGGGTGGGGAAAAGAGCAGGGAGAGGGACAGGGAAAGGGAAAGGGAGAGGGACAGAGAAAGGGATAGGGAGAGGGCAAAGGCCCGGGATCGTGACAGGGGCAGAGATTCTGATAGGGAACGAGAGCGAGATGAGACTGAAAGGGACAGAGATAAAGTCAAGGATCGAGGTCATCGCTCAAAGGATAGAACAAAGGATTCAG GGGGACATTCAGAAAAATCAAGGCACCACTCATCACGTG ATCGTGATTATCGTGGCTCATCTTATTCTTCAAGGGAGAAGGATCGTCATAGACATCACTCATATGCTTAA